One region of Actinomycetota bacterium genomic DNA includes:
- a CDS encoding acyl-CoA dehydrogenase family protein has product MSDQNESVEDFRARAKAWLEAGGLPKRKDPDAHEVRAAGEPEHETDGLEIWERNRELQKTLFAGGFAGICFPKEYGGQGLSRAHQLAFDDLTVEYEMPLLLNVPSLSICSAMILDMGTEEQKQKYVRGAISGELILCQFLSEPSGGSDLAGLLTRAQRDGDTYVINGQKTWSTNAFAADYATCLVRTDWDAPKHRGLSMIIVPVHDPATHLNRFRMVNGANEFCEEFFQDLVVPAENLVGTENDGWTVGQRQLFYERQAVGGGSAYSSGRAPDRGSRSGLSIEELARSVGKDKDPATRELVGWAHAQDTVNHQLIKRITIGMTSGEYPAMASTMMRLAHAEIPQQKMDMMLDIAGDQAVTGVPEGDGFLKSVGVSYLMRQGASLGGGSSEMSRNMISERVLMMPREYAADRDVPFKDVRRGR; this is encoded by the coding sequence ATGTCAGACCAGAACGAATCCGTAGAGGACTTCCGTGCCCGCGCCAAGGCCTGGCTGGAGGCTGGCGGCCTGCCTAAGCGCAAGGATCCCGATGCGCATGAAGTGCGAGCTGCCGGAGAACCTGAGCATGAGACTGATGGCTTGGAAATCTGGGAGCGCAATCGTGAATTGCAGAAGACGCTCTTCGCTGGCGGTTTTGCAGGCATCTGCTTCCCGAAGGAGTATGGCGGCCAAGGCCTGAGCCGTGCACACCAACTTGCATTTGACGATCTGACGGTCGAATACGAGATGCCGCTGCTGCTCAACGTGCCTTCGCTATCAATCTGCTCAGCCATGATCTTGGACATGGGCACCGAGGAGCAGAAGCAGAAGTACGTCCGAGGCGCCATCTCCGGTGAGCTCATCTTGTGCCAGTTCCTGTCTGAGCCAAGTGGTGGCTCGGATCTTGCAGGTCTGCTCACCCGCGCCCAGCGTGACGGCGACACCTACGTCATCAACGGTCAGAAGACGTGGAGCACAAACGCCTTCGCCGCCGACTACGCCACCTGCCTGGTGCGCACCGACTGGGACGCACCCAAGCATCGTGGGCTTTCGATGATCATCGTGCCGGTGCACGATCCGGCAACGCATCTCAACCGATTCCGCATGGTCAATGGCGCCAACGAATTCTGCGAGGAATTCTTCCAGGATCTCGTCGTGCCTGCCGAGAACCTCGTCGGCACCGAGAACGACGGCTGGACTGTTGGACAGCGTCAGTTGTTCTATGAGCGCCAGGCAGTCGGTGGTGGCTCTGCTTACAGCAGTGGACGAGCACCAGACCGTGGTAGCCGCAGTGGCCTGTCGATCGAAGAGCTCGCCCGCTCGGTAGGCAAGGACAAGGATCCCGCCACTCGTGAGCTCGTGGGCTGGGCACACGCGCAGGACACCGTGAACCACCAGCTCATCAAGCGGATCACCATCGGCATGACCTCCGGCGAGTACCCGGCCATGGCAAGCACGATGATGCGTCTTGCGCACGCTGAGATCCCGCAGCAGAAGATGGACATGATGCTCGACATTGCCGGCGACCAGGCCGTCACCGGCGTTCCCGAGGGTGATGGCTTCCTGAAGAGCGTCGGCGTCTCGTACCTCATGCGACAGGGCGCGAGCCTTGGTGGCGGGTCATCGGAGATGAGCCGCAACATGATCTCCGAGCGTGTGCTGATGATGCCTCGTGAATACGCGGCGGACCGTGACGTTCCATTCAAGGACGTTCGCCGCGGCCGCTAG
- a CDS encoding MoxR family ATPase, translating to MATAVATFPNITETAARLAEVGYVTDPHIAGVVSLASLLGKPLLAEGPAGTGKTELAKAVARAMGARVIRLQCYEGLDESRALYEWDYRKQLLRIQAVRQEAAADWNAIEDDIFGEEYLLHRPLLEAIQAEDDVVLLIDEVDRLDIETEALLLEILSDFQVSIPELGTVVARKHPMVVLTSNNSRDLSEALKRRCLFMHVGYPTVEREREIILAAVPGITENLAEQVARIVRTLRDLNLKKSPSVSETLDWARVLVLQGQKDVTTDTVIEHLSVLLKHQADIDKATEELTGA from the coding sequence ATGGCGACGGCCGTTGCCACCTTTCCGAACATCACGGAAACCGCAGCCAGATTGGCAGAGGTTGGGTATGTGACTGACCCGCACATTGCAGGCGTTGTCTCCTTGGCCAGCCTGCTCGGCAAGCCCCTGCTCGCCGAAGGGCCAGCAGGCACCGGCAAGACCGAGCTCGCCAAGGCCGTTGCTCGCGCAATGGGCGCCCGCGTCATTCGGCTGCAGTGCTACGAAGGCCTGGATGAGTCCCGTGCGCTCTACGAGTGGGACTACCGCAAGCAGTTGCTGCGCATTCAGGCTGTGCGCCAAGAGGCCGCTGCCGACTGGAACGCGATCGAGGACGACATCTTCGGTGAGGAATACCTGCTGCATCGCCCACTGCTGGAGGCGATCCAAGCCGAGGACGACGTCGTACTGCTCATCGATGAAGTCGACCGTCTCGACATTGAAACCGAAGCGCTGCTGCTGGAGATCCTCTCCGACTTCCAGGTGTCCATTCCTGAGCTCGGCACGGTCGTTGCCCGCAAGCACCCGATGGTCGTGCTCACGTCCAACAACAGCCGCGACCTTTCAGAGGCATTGAAGCGCCGCTGCCTGTTCATGCACGTGGGCTACCCCACCGTCGAGCGTGAGCGCGAGATCATTCTGGCTGCGGTGCCCGGCATCACTGAGAACCTCGCGGAGCAGGTCGCTCGCATTGTGCGCACCCTGCGTGATCTCAATTTGAAGAAGAGCCCGTCGGTATCTGAGACCCTGGATTGGGCCCGAGTTCTGGTGCTGCAGGGCCAAAAGGACGTCACCACGGACACCGTGATCGAGCATCTGTCGGTGCTCCTGAAGCACCAAGCCGACATTGACAAGGCAACTGAGGAACTGACCGGCGCATGA
- a CDS encoding alpha/beta hydrolase encodes MSAPVVLVHGLGSSFDHNWGVTGWIDILESEGFAVVGHELPGHGAAPVAPGGEAEAAQRLVTLVTEKAPVVGIGFSAGARLVLRAAIAAPEAFDKVVLLGIGDAMWKEREQGSGQMPDLVLQLLETAGNDRALVQQYVEGFSAMPPLSELSKLTMPTLVVIGERDMVGPVDEMVAAMPNASALVLKGVDHFSTTSNFTCQDAVLRFLSE; translated from the coding sequence ATGTCCGCTCCGGTTGTGCTGGTCCATGGTTTGGGTTCTTCCTTCGATCACAACTGGGGGGTGACCGGCTGGATCGACATTTTGGAGTCTGAGGGCTTTGCGGTTGTCGGTCATGAACTCCCTGGCCACGGTGCCGCGCCCGTAGCTCCCGGCGGTGAGGCTGAAGCCGCGCAGCGCCTGGTGACCCTGGTGACCGAGAAGGCGCCGGTGGTGGGCATCGGATTCAGTGCTGGCGCTCGACTTGTGCTGCGTGCCGCTATTGCTGCGCCCGAGGCCTTCGACAAAGTTGTGCTGCTCGGTATCGGCGATGCCATGTGGAAAGAACGTGAGCAGGGCAGTGGCCAGATGCCGGACCTCGTGTTGCAGTTGCTGGAGACCGCAGGCAACGACCGGGCTCTTGTGCAGCAGTATGTCGAGGGCTTCAGTGCGATGCCGCCACTGAGTGAACTGTCGAAGCTGACGATGCCGACTCTTGTGGTGATCGGTGAGCGCGACATGGTGGGACCGGTGGATGAAATGGTCGCCGCTATGCCCAACGCGAGCGCACTGGTGCTGAAGGGTGTCGATCACTTCTCGACCACCTCCAACTTCACATGCCAGGACGCCGTGCTCCGCTTCCTTTCGGAATAG